The following proteins come from a genomic window of Populus nigra chromosome 6, ddPopNigr1.1, whole genome shotgun sequence:
- the LOC133696527 gene encoding F-box protein CPR1-like: protein MKKDGGLPEDLLITILMALPAKCLVRFRSVSKYWNSLITSAEFISIHLAQAKPLLLFHHHNQSYSLRLDNESLDMWSNSEFELPSKREDDDFQIIGSCNGVICLLNSPQDHGHSIILWNPSIGKSLNLVLPRLSDPFHGIFGFGFNRQCNDYKFVRVATPHYPVGCQVYSVKERSWKAIDVSPALGYINPIPSVLWGRSSSYNYAFLNGVLHWLVDREEFGSRFVLSFDLRNDSFGKMMLSPYLASKLDEWMAILVYDNSVSLFLNDLDTKYIEIWALKKYDAMKLWARKLRIKAVGIGLAMVCRKNGEILMTRYPSDEVVSCDPQRNEIHDLQNLGLSDYADSYVESLALLDELKEETEKENVEITHSATFAISSFKCIH, encoded by the coding sequence ATGAAAAAGGATGGCGGTCTTCCAGAAGATTTGTTGATCACGATTCTCATGGCATTACCTGCCAAATGTTTAGTGAGATTCAGGTCTGTATCAAAGTATTGGAACTCTCTCATCACTAGCGCTGAATTTATCAGTATCCATTTGGCCCAGGCAAAGCCATTGCTTCTCTTTCATCACCACAACCAGTCTTACTCTCTGCGTTTGGATAATGAGTCTTTAGACATGTGGTCAAACTCAGAGTTCGAGCTGCCTTCTAAAAGAGAAGATGATGACTTCCAAATAATTGGTTCTTGTAATGGAGTTATATGTCTTTTAAATAGTCCGCAAGATCATGGTCACAGCATAATTTTGTGGAATCCATCAATTGGAAAATCTTTGAATCTTGTACTTCCGAGGTTATCTGATCCTTTCCACGGTATTTTTGGTTTTGGCTTCAATCGGCAATGTAATGACTACAAGTTTGTTAGAGTTGCCACACCTCACTACCCAGTTGGATGTCAGGTTTACTCGGTCAAAGAAAGATCTTGGAAGGCCATTGATGTTAGCCCTGCTCTTGGTTACATTAACCCCATACCTTCAGTCTTATGGGGACGTTCCAGTTCTTATAACTATGCTTTCCTGAATGGGGTTCTTCATTGGCTTGTAGACAGAGAGGAGTTTGGCAGTAGGTTTGTGCTATCTTTTGATCTAAGAAATGATTCGTTTGGGAAGATGATGCTGTCTCCATATTTAGCTAGCAAACTCGATGAGTGGATGGCAATTTTGGTGTATGATAACTCCGTTTCTTTGTTTCTCAACGACCTCGATACCAAGTATATTGAGATATGGGCTCTGAAAAAATatgatgcaatgaaattatGGGCCCGAAAACTCAGGATTAAGGCAGTCGGAATAGGATTGGCAATGGTCTGTAGGAAGAATGGTGAAATATTAATGACAAGATATCCAAGTGACGAAGTGGTTTCATGTGATCCTCAGAGGAACGAAATTCATGATCTGCAAAATTTAGGGCTAAGTGACTATGCTGATTCTTATGTGGAGAGCCTAGCTTTACTTGATGAATTAAAAGAGGAGACTGAAAAAGAAAACGTAGAGATCACTCACTCAGCCActtttgcaatttcatcctttaaatgCATTCATTAG